AGCGTATACTAGTAGAAGGAACATCTAAAAAAGATGATAACGTATTAGCTGGTAGAACAGAAAATAACAGAATTGTTAATTTCAAAGGTGATAAGTCTTTGATTGGTCAGTTTACTGAAGTTAAAATAACAGAAAGCTTACCACACTCTCTTAGAGGAGAACTTATCTAACATATGAATAAAACTCAGTTTGTTTTAGAACCATACAACTATGATTCCATGATGCTACTCTGTGGCGATCTTGATGAAAATATCCGAGCTATTGAAAATTATTTTCATGTTGAAATAAAACACCGTGCCGATGAGTTTGAGATTTCTAGTGAATCTAGTGCAAATAATACTCAAGCTAAAAGGTTTATCAAATCATGCTATGCTGAAATATTAGCTGGAAATACAGAGTTAGATTTAGAGCAAATAACTACTATCTTAAATGCTACAGCTAAAGAAAAACCTTCTCAAGTTAAGGCAAGAAGATCTTCAGATGAAGCTGAAGTGCAACTTAGAAGTAAAAAACTAAAAGCGAGAACTTCTAACCAAGCTACATACCTAGATAATATTAAAACCAACTTTGTAACATTTGGAGTAGGTCCTGCTGGTACAGGTAAAACTTATTTAGCTATAGCATGTGCAGTTGCTGCTTATGAACGTGGTGAAGTACGAAGAATAGTGCTAGTCCGCCCTGCTGTAGAAGCTGGTGAGAAACTAGGGTTTCTTCCTGGCGATTTAGCTCAAAAAATAGACCCTTACTTACGTCCTATGTATGACGCTTTATTTGACTTTATGGGCGTTGAAAAAGTTACTAAACTTATCGAGAAACAAGCTATTGAAATAGCTCCTTTAGCCTATATGCGTGGACGAACTATTAATGATTCTTTTATAGTGTTAGATGAAAGTCAAAACACTACCAAAGAACAAATGAAAATGTTTTTAACTAGAATAGGCTTTAACACTACTGCTGTAATTACAGGAGACATTACACAAATAGATTTACCAAAAAGTGTTACTTCAGGTTTAAAACATGCTCTTTCAATTCTTACAGATATAGAGGGTGTCGCTATTAGCTACTTAAAATCTGTTGATATAGTTAGACATCAAATAGTACAAAAAATTGTCAACGCCTATGATAAGTATGAAGAGAATACAAACCATGGATAGTTTAGATCTAAATATTATCAATGACGATGAATACCCCATACCAACCAATCAGATCTTATTAAACTGCTTTGAGCTTGTTGCACAACGTCATAATGTCAAAGCTGCTAGCGTTAATCTAAACGTTGTCTCAGATGAAGAAATAAAAAGTATAAATAAGCAATTTCGTAATAAAGATAAACCAACAAATATAATATCATTTGAATTTGAGAAACCCCAAGGGCTACCAGATGGCGTTATAGAAAATTTTCTAGGAGATATAGTTATAGCTCCAAATGTATTAGATAAAGAAGCTAAAGAACAACACAAAAATTTGGAAAATCATTGGTGTCATATTTTTATTCATGGTTTATTACATTTACTAGGATACGATCACCAAAATGACACCGATGCTAATATAATGGAAAACTTGGAAATTGAGCTACTAGATAAATTGAATATACCAAACCCATATCTTATAAGAGAGTAAATATGACGGATAATAATAGTCACGATCAGCTTAAAAAAGATAAAAGCCCTTTCATCAAAAAGCTTACTTCAAGTATCTTTACTATTAAAGATGAAGAAGACCTAATTAACGCAATTACTAAAGCTACAAATAATGAGGTTATAGATAAAACCTCACAAAATATGCTATTAGGCGCTATAAAAATTTCTTCTCTTGATGTGGGAGATATCATGGTATCTCATACTAAAATAGTGGCGGTAGATATGTCTATGAGTATAAATGAGATTTTAGAAAAGACTATCCTCTCAAGCCATACACGTTTGCCTGTTTATTGCGAAAATAAAACAGAGGTATTAGGTGTATTACATGCTAAAGACTTATTAAAACTAATTTTTGACGTGGAAATACAAGGATATACTAAAACACACCTTGAGTCTGAAGACATAAAAAATATACTTCGACCTGCTATTTTCATTCCTGAAACAAAAAAACTTAACTCTATGTTAAAAGATTTTAAAAATAGTCAAAACCATATAGCTATAGTAGTCGATGAATACGGAGCAATCTCAGGATTGATAACTATAGAAGATATTTTAGAAGAAATAGTCGGTGATATTGAGGATGAGTTTGATACTATCAATGAAAATATAACTAAAATAGCAGACAATTCATTCTTAGTTGAAGCTACCACTGCAATTGAGGATTTTAATGAGTATTTCAATACCTCTATAGATGATGAGAATGACTTTGATACTATTGCTGGGATGATCATCCAAACTCTTGAATACCTTCCTAAAAAAGGCGAAAGCATAGTTGTTGAAGACTTCAAATTTACTATACAAGAAGCTGATAACCGTAAAATAATAAAAATTCTAGTAGAAAAATCTAAAAAATAATGAAAAAAAATATCCTTAACTTAATATTAGCTACCTTAAGCGGTAGCCTACTTACTCTTGCGTTTGCTCCTTTTCGCATAGATATTATTGCGATAGTAGCATTATGTATTTTCTTCTACTTATTGAATAAATGCTCTAAACTCACGAGCAGCTTTTTGATATCAGCTTTCTTTGGTTTCGGTTTTTTTGGCACAAGTATTTCTTGGGTTTATATAAGTATACATTTATTTACCAACTCAGTTGCAGCTGGCATAGTTGCAGCTATAGCTTTGGTTATTTTATTAAGTTTTTTACATACTATTCCATTTGGCATAGGTAGCTATCTTTTAACAAAAAAATCGAACAACTTTATAAAATTATTAATCTATCCAGCTTTATGGACATTATTTGAAGTAGTAAAAGCTAACTTACTATGGGGAGGTTTTCCTTGGGTATCTCTTGGTTATTCACAAACAGAATCACCTTTAATATGGTATGCTAATGTTGGTGGTGTGTATTTTGTTACATATATTATTGCTTTAATTTCGGCACTTATAGTTTTATACCTATTTAACAAAACTAAAGATATAAGAAAAACTAGTCTTATTTTTAGTGCTATAGCTTTAATATACATAGGTGGTTATATTATTTCTAAAAGCCAACCTAACATCCAAACTAATAAAGTCCAAAAAGTAGTTCTAGTTCAAGGTGATTTCATTCAAGGATTTAAGTGGAATCAAGATAACTTTATTAAAATGCAAGCTTACTATAAAAGCATTGCAAGTAAATATCAAAATTCTTTAATTATACTGTCAGAAAATGCCCTGCCTGATTATCGTCAATATCAACACTTATATTTTGAGGAATTAACAAAAATAGCAAACCAAAATAATAACGCTATATTAATAGGTTCACTAAGTATTGAAAACTCGAAAATCTATAATAGTTCTACAATATTAGGTAAAGGCAAAGGTATATATAATAAACACCACTTAGTACCATTTGGAGAATATTTTCCGATTAAGTTTTTTGGTTACATAGATAGTGTTGGTCTTAGCAATTTTAATGCTGGTACAAGGATTCAACCTATAATGCAAGCTTTTGACTATCCTTTGGCTAACTTTATCTGCTATGAAATCGGTTACCCTGAACAAGTTCGTGACCAACTACAAGGTGCTAGACTAATATCCGTAATAAGTGATGACTCATGGTTTGGCGACTCTATAGCTCGAGACCAGCAATTACAAATATCTCAAGTCAGAGCAATAGAAACATCCAAATATGTATTAGCTACTACTAGTAATGGTATAACCGCCATCATTGACCCTAGTGGTGTTATTGTTAAAGAGCTTCCTAAAGATACTCAAGCTACTTTAGAATCAGAAATTTATCTTAATGATTTTGAAACAATTTGGTTAAAAATTGGTATGTCTTTAATATTTTTGGTTATTGGAATTAGTATAGTTTTTGTAACAATATTTAAAATCATAAAGGAGCGCTTTTACTAATATAGTCTACTAAGTATAAAGGGACTGTTGCAAGCTGGAAACTAATACCAATTCCAACACATATTAGTACTTTCTAACTTTGTATTTCATACCTAATTTACTCAAAATCAACTACAGCATTCTCTATTAAATTTTTATCAATTTCTTTTTTAGGTTTTATACTTGAAACTTGTTTAAGTTTTTCAACTTGACCTATTAAATTACCGCGCCCAGTTTTTAGTTTACTAAAAGCATTTTCATAAGATTTATTAGCATCGTTTATAGACTTACCTACTTTTTCTAAGTCTTCAATAAAACCTACAAATTTTTTATATAACTCTTCTGCTCTGCTGTATACATCAGCGATGCTCTGAGCTTGTTTTTCATATCGCCAAGTA
Above is a window of Allofrancisella inopinata DNA encoding:
- a CDS encoding PhoH family protein, with product MNKTQFVLEPYNYDSMMLLCGDLDENIRAIENYFHVEIKHRADEFEISSESSANNTQAKRFIKSCYAEILAGNTELDLEQITTILNATAKEKPSQVKARRSSDEAEVQLRSKKLKARTSNQATYLDNIKTNFVTFGVGPAGTGKTYLAIACAVAAYERGEVRRIVLVRPAVEAGEKLGFLPGDLAQKIDPYLRPMYDALFDFMGVEKVTKLIEKQAIEIAPLAYMRGRTINDSFIVLDESQNTTKEQMKMFLTRIGFNTTAVITGDITQIDLPKSVTSGLKHALSILTDIEGVAISYLKSVDIVRHQIVQKIVNAYDKYEENTNHG
- the ybeY gene encoding rRNA maturation RNase YbeY, which translates into the protein MDSLDLNIINDDEYPIPTNQILLNCFELVAQRHNVKAASVNLNVVSDEEIKSINKQFRNKDKPTNIISFEFEKPQGLPDGVIENFLGDIVIAPNVLDKEAKEQHKNLENHWCHIFIHGLLHLLGYDHQNDTDANIMENLEIELLDKLNIPNPYLIRE
- a CDS encoding HlyC/CorC family transporter yields the protein MTDNNSHDQLKKDKSPFIKKLTSSIFTIKDEEDLINAITKATNNEVIDKTSQNMLLGAIKISSLDVGDIMVSHTKIVAVDMSMSINEILEKTILSSHTRLPVYCENKTEVLGVLHAKDLLKLIFDVEIQGYTKTHLESEDIKNILRPAIFIPETKKLNSMLKDFKNSQNHIAIVVDEYGAISGLITIEDILEEIVGDIEDEFDTINENITKIADNSFLVEATTAIEDFNEYFNTSIDDENDFDTIAGMIIQTLEYLPKKGESIVVEDFKFTIQEADNRKIIKILVEKSKK
- the lnt gene encoding apolipoprotein N-acyltransferase; protein product: MKKNILNLILATLSGSLLTLAFAPFRIDIIAIVALCIFFYLLNKCSKLTSSFLISAFFGFGFFGTSISWVYISIHLFTNSVAAGIVAAIALVILLSFLHTIPFGIGSYLLTKKSNNFIKLLIYPALWTLFEVVKANLLWGGFPWVSLGYSQTESPLIWYANVGGVYFVTYIIALISALIVLYLFNKTKDIRKTSLIFSAIALIYIGGYIISKSQPNIQTNKVQKVVLVQGDFIQGFKWNQDNFIKMQAYYKSIASKYQNSLIILSENALPDYRQYQHLYFEELTKIANQNNNAILIGSLSIENSKIYNSSTILGKGKGIYNKHHLVPFGEYFPIKFFGYIDSVGLSNFNAGTRIQPIMQAFDYPLANFICYEIGYPEQVRDQLQGARLISVISDDSWFGDSIARDQQLQISQVRAIETSKYVLATTSNGITAIIDPSGVIVKELPKDTQATLESEIYLNDFETIWLKIGMSLIFLVIGISIVFVTIFKIIKERFY